ATCATCAAGAGTAGCTATATTGTTAGCTTTTTCTTGAGCATCCGCAATTAGATCTCTAATTCTACCTTCGAGTTGCTGTACTTTAGCTTTCTCAGAAGTCAATTCAGCCTGAAGTGCTTGAATTTGCTCTTCTCTTTGCTGAATAGTAGTTTCAGCTTCTTGCATACGTGTCTGAAGCGCGCTGTTTTCTTCTCTGGCCTGTGTTAATCCTTCTTCAGATTGCTGTAAACGTGATTGTAGATCGGTAATAGTTTGTTTCCCTGTCTCAAGTTCTCCAGAAATTTCTGCAAGCTGTCTTTGAGATTCACCTAACTCTGCTTGTAGATGGGTAACCTCTTCCGTTTTCTGTTCGACTAATCCCTTAATTCTTATAATTTCACTAGCTAACACATCTTCTTCTTGATGGGATGAAGAGGGCTTTCTAAGAATACGCATAGCTATCCCAAACGAGATCAGACTTGTACCTAAGGCAAGAACCGTGGCTCCCAAAGCAATAGAAAATGCTGAAGGTAAATTAGCAATCGTAAGGGTTAAAAGTAGAATCCCAGATATAACTAAAATAATACCCACAGCAATAAGGGTGAGACTAACAACCTTACGACTAATATGAGAATCCTGACAGACCCGTTTTAATACGGAAACCTTTTCTATTGCCTCTTCATGAGAGGAGGAACGTGATATAGGAGAAGCCATACTTGAAACTATTTAAAATAATAAAAATCGATGAAAATTTTAACAAATATGTTATTAATTTTCAGTAAAAAGAAATGAAAATAAAATCTTACAATATAAAAAGATTCAAGGTTTCTTTCCTCGTGCAAAACAACAAAATGCAAACCTTAGAAATTAAGAGGCTAATACTTTATAATAAAGTTTTAACTCTTTAAAAATTAAAGAGTTGTCAAGATTTCTTTGCAATTAAGCACTATTGAGGTGCTGTAATTTCAGCTAGGACCCATCAAGTCCTTCACTGGCATCTTCAAAATCGTCATCGGATTCATTAGCATCATTACTAGAGGACGAATCTCCTGTCTGTTCATCTCCTTGTATTTCAACAATAGTGTCTGGATAAGTGATGGCTAGTAGAGTGCTCGAAATGGTTTCTGTTGCTAGAGTCGGAGCAGCGGCTTTCTTTGTGCCAGGTAGGAAAGAACTTATATATTGTGATGTAGATGAAATAGACGAAGAAATTGCACCTAACCATGACGAGGTTGCGGGAGCCGGGGTAATCAGTTTTTCTAGTTCTAAACTCGAAATTCGGTTTTTGTAGTGCGTGATTTGAGCACTTTTTGAAGTGAGTTCAGTAGTTAGGTTTAAATTTCTAGTATTAGCTTCCTGAAGATTATGTTCTAATAAGGTTGAGCGCGTCACCGCACTTTCTAAACTTCTTTCGAATACCGTTCTTTCTGTTTTTCTTAACTCTTGTTCGTATTGCATTAAATACAGATGGGTAACTCCTTGAGCACTCAAACTAAAGGCTCGGATATCTTGAAGACCTCCGATAAATAGAGCGGCTCCTGTAATACCTAGACCTAAACTAATTCCAGGACGGAACCAAGTAGTTAGCAAAAGCTGAGAAATAACAGCACCAACTATGCAGCCTATACCGAGAATAATTTCACCTAAGGCGATTAGCGTTCTAGTTTTCCCCATACAATGGACCCTACCATAGGTTAACACATCTAACGATGAGGGGAAGAGTATAGATAAAACAGGTTCTGTATTCTTTTCTTTTGGAATGGGCAGCCCGTGGTCCCTAAGAGCATTTTTTATTTCTAGGTAGTTCTTTCTCCAAATAGCGTTTTGAAAATAGACAACCTTGAGACAGTAAGCAATGACCGCAGAGCCTATAATAATTCCAGAAACTCCTAGAGAAATACTTAAAGCTGAAGTGAGCCCCAAAGGAAGGATCAATACGCAAACCCCAACAAGAAGTAGGATGATGCCTAGAGCAAAAGCTCCGATAACAGCGAGAAAAGTCTGTCTTTCATTTTTAATGAAGTTGTGGTTATTCGCCAAAACAGAAATGTTTCTAACTTGATTCTGTGAATTTCTAACTTGAATCTCAGCGGGGATAACCATAAAATTAACAAAAAACTTTCTCAAAAGAAATATGCTACCATCTGATTATAAATCATGTAAATCTAATTTTGTTTTAAAAAACCAAAGTTAGTTTTCATTATTATTACGATACAACGAAACAAATATAATATTATTTTTTTGAAAAACCAAGAAGTGAGAGCGGCTCCACAAGCATGTAGAGCAGACTCTCAAATTTTGATTAATTAGAAGAAAAGCTACAAGACTGATTCTTGTAATGAGATTGAATGACTTCTACAGCATCTTCTGATGAATCAACCAGGTATAAGTTTTGTGGACACGTATGAGTATAGTGTAAATTCTTCATCCACTCTACCAGAGGTCCCCAAAATTCTGTTCCTACAAGGACGACCGGATTTGGAACTTCTTGATACCTAAAGTTATCTAAAGCAAAGAAAACTTCATCTACTGTACCTAATCCCCCAGGGAATATAATACAGCCCGAAGAATTTCCGATCATTCCCTGTAAACGGTGGGAAATATGGGAAACCTGACAATAATTTTCTTGAGGTATATGATCATTCAAGTCCTCACCTTTTAAGATGAATCCTAAAGATACTCCTCCGGCCTGTGCAGCTCCAGAATTAGCGGCTTCCATAATTCCAGGACCTGATCCTGTAACCACGGAATAACCGTTTTTAGCTAATGAAAGACCTGCATTTTTAGCCTCTTTATAATTTTCGTCTGTAGGGCAACATCCTCCTGCCACAACTATCCATGGACCATGATCTTGATAAAATTGAGTTGAAGAGACGATCTGCTCACAATCATTAATATGCTTAGCTTCCCAGTCCTGAGAAGATGCGATTGATGTGGGAACACACATTAGTAATGAAAAACAGATAAATCGCATTTTATAAAAAATTAATCTCATAAACAAACACAATATTTATATCTAAAGCTAAGCATTTTAATTATTTAGGAATATAAAAGTCTATATACAAGAAAGTGTTTTATAAACTTTACACAATTTTAATTATAAGATAGCGTCTATGGCTCAATACTATTTCAGGTGTACATTGAGTCGTGCGTCAACGGTGTTTTTAAGAATTTATTAATCAGATAATTTAGAGATTAAAAAGTTTTCATCATGCAAATGAAATATTTTAACCAGTTATTAAACATGAAATATGCCCTATTTTCGATCATATTCTTATCCGCGACAACAGCATTTGCTTTGACGTTTCCTGAAATTTCGTCAATATTTTCTGAAAAGGGATTGATAACACTATTAATTGGGGGATTTGCTTTTTTCTGCGCCAGAACAGCGGGGATCTTAATAAATCAGATTATCGATTACAACATAGACAAAAAAAACCCTAGAACCTCTTTTAGAGTACTACCTTCAAAAAAGCTCTCATTCAACTTTGTTTTATTAGTTACAGCTATTGCTTTGTTCTTCTTTGTCACTCTATGTATGTTTTTAAATAAAGAGTGCGCGTGGTTAGCTTTAATATCTACCATTCTTATGGTTGCTTATGCTTATGCAAAGCGTGTTACTTACTTATGTCATTGGATGCTGGGATTAATTTATTATCTGGCAATTCTTATGAATTTTTATTCCCTATCTTCGGGCCCTCTTTCTTTAAAGGTGTTTACCATAGTTTCTTTGTGGGGAATAACGGCAGCAATGATCATTGCTGCTAATGATATTATCTATGCAATTCAGGATTTGGATTTCGATAGAAAAGAAAAGCTCTACAGTGTTCCTGCATGTTTTGGAAAAGAAAAAGCTATACGTATTGCTTCAGTATGCTTAGTGATCAGCTTAGTATCCTATATAGTGATGTCTTTACTCGCATCTTTCACTAAATTAGGTCTTGTATTATCTCTTTTCCCAATCTTAGTCATTTGTAAAACCATTAAAAACTATCATGAAATGCACAAGAATAAAGCTAATCTTGAAAGATGTTTCTTTAAGG
This portion of the Chlamydia crocodili genome encodes:
- a CDS encoding CPSIT_0556 family inclusion membrane protein — its product is MVIPAEIQVRNSQNQVRNISVLANNHNFIKNERQTFLAVIGAFALGIILLLVGVCVLILPLGLTSALSISLGVSGIIIGSAVIAYCLKVVYFQNAIWRKNYLEIKNALRDHGLPIPKEKNTEPVLSILFPSSLDVLTYGRVHCMGKTRTLIALGEIILGIGCIVGAVISQLLLTTWFRPGISLGLGITGAALFIGGLQDIRAFSLSAQGVTHLYLMQYEQELRKTERTVFERSLESAVTRSTLLEHNLQEANTRNLNLTTELTSKSAQITHYKNRISSLELEKLITPAPATSSWLGAISSSISSTSQYISSFLPGTKKAAAPTLATETISSTLLAITYPDTIVEIQGDEQTGDSSSSNDANESDDDFEDASEGLDGS
- a CDS encoding 4-hydroxybenzoate octaprenyltransferase; the protein is MQMKYFNQLLNMKYALFSIIFLSATTAFALTFPEISSIFSEKGLITLLIGGFAFFCARTAGILINQIIDYNIDKKNPRTSFRVLPSKKLSFNFVLLVTAIALFFFVTLCMFLNKECAWLALISTILMVAYAYAKRVTYLCHWMLGLIYYLAILMNFYSLSSGPLSLKVFTIVSLWGITAAMIIAANDIIYAIQDLDFDRKEKLYSVPACFGKEKAIRIASVCLVISLVSYIVMSLLASFTKLGLVLSLFPILVICKTIKNYHEMHKNKANLERCFFKGNIYLALSFFLVMISLLLS
- a CDS encoding incA family protein; translated protein: MASPISRSSSHEEAIEKVSVLKRVCQDSHISRKVVSLTLIAVGIILVISGILLLTLTIANLPSAFSIALGATVLALGTSLISFGIAMRILRKPSSSHQEEDVLASEIIRIKGLVEQKTEEVTHLQAELGESQRQLAEISGELETGKQTITDLQSRLQQSEEGLTQAREENSALQTRMQEAETTIQQREEQIQALQAELTSEKAKVQQLEGRIRDLIADAQEKANNIATLDDDLSKALTNQQDLITRLNNDFDTEIARLNRQLLEKTAELNAAKLTIDQIQQRLNRAEQLSSPTLIRRSGSSLSLNANASGSPTVRTRFNNWWENRKSSRSGSSSTTVTSSSESSSSNEQSSDERNQQNNDTEEAEEADENS
- a CDS encoding LOG family protein — translated: MRFICFSLLMCVPTSIASSQDWEAKHINDCEQIVSSTQFYQDHGPWIVVAGGCCPTDENYKEAKNAGLSLAKNGYSVVTGSGPGIMEAANSGAAQAGGVSLGFILKGEDLNDHIPQENYCQVSHISHRLQGMIGNSSGCIIFPGGLGTVDEVFFALDNFRYQEVPNPVVLVGTEFWGPLVEWMKNLHYTHTCPQNLYLVDSSEDAVEVIQSHYKNQSCSFSSN